A stretch of the Staphylococcus sp. NRL 16/872 genome encodes the following:
- a CDS encoding alpha/beta hydrolase produces the protein MTNVIIVHSCLGDSHNHWYEWLQHNLKLEGYDVQLFNIDKDNNHNIDKWVTAMNKQIIISSSDTYFVTHGFGSIAALKYIEDLDINKPLAGFFSIAGFKEDAKDIDENINIDPIDIDYSKIKSKIKHFYGLASKTDQYVSYKETEKLLKTLGGHIRIVEEGGHFLEEEGFVSFTELQERMQMYMTK, from the coding sequence ATGACGAATGTAATTATTGTTCATTCATGTCTAGGTGATTCTCATAATCATTGGTATGAGTGGCTACAACATAATTTAAAATTAGAAGGCTATGATGTTCAATTATTTAATATAGATAAAGACAATAATCATAATATTGATAAATGGGTAACAGCTATGAACAAGCAGATTATAATCTCTAGTTCTGATACATACTTTGTAACACATGGATTTGGTTCAATAGCAGCATTGAAGTATATTGAAGATTTAGATATTAATAAACCATTAGCCGGATTTTTTAGTATAGCCGGTTTTAAAGAAGATGCAAAAGATATAGATGAAAATATTAATATTGATCCAATAGATATTGATTATTCTAAAATTAAAAGTAAAATTAAACATTTCTATGGATTAGCATCTAAAACTGATCAATATGTTTCGTATAAAGAAACTGAGAAGTTACTTAAGACATTAGGTGGTCATATAAGAATAGTAGAAGAGGGTGGCCATTTTCTAGAAGAAGAGGGTTTCGTTTCATTTACTGAATTACAAGAAAGAATGCAAATGTATATGACTAAATAG
- the hemY gene encoding protoporphyrinogen oxidase — protein MSKKVAIIGAGITGLASAYYFKHYKPEIDVTIFEATQRPGGKIQTYRKDGYTIELGPESYLGRKTIMTDIAKDIGLENDLITNQTGQSYIFAKNKLYPIPGGSIMGIPTDIKPFLKTRLISPIGKLRAGLDLFKSPIQMEDDISVGEFFRRRLGNEILENLIEPLMGGIYGTDIDHLSLMSTFPNFKEKEEEFGSLIKGMQHEKEERIKQRQLYPGAPKGQFKQFRHGLSSFIEALEQDVTSKGVTIRYNTPVEDIKINEDNYEMITNSGSEQFDGLLVTTPHHTFMKWFNHDHAFNYFNSMDSTTVATVVFAFDEKNIENTYDGTGFVIARTSNTDITACTWTTKKWPFTTPEGKVLIRAYVGKPGDTVVDDHTDEEIAMIARRDLNKMMTFKGDPDFTIVNRLPKSMPQYHIGHIKQIREIQNHVRQTYKGLRITGAPFEAVGLPDCIQQGKNAVEELIDEL, from the coding sequence GTGAGTAAAAAAGTTGCAATTATAGGTGCTGGAATAACTGGGTTAGCTAGCGCATATTATTTTAAACATTATAAACCAGAAATTGATGTAACTATTTTTGAAGCAACTCAACGACCTGGTGGTAAAATCCAAACTTATCGCAAAGATGGCTATACAATTGAACTAGGACCAGAATCTTATTTAGGACGTAAAACGATTATGACAGACATTGCTAAAGATATTGGTTTGGAAAATGATTTAATCACTAACCAAACAGGTCAATCATACATTTTTGCAAAGAATAAACTTTATCCTATTCCTGGTGGCTCAATTATGGGCATTCCAACAGATATTAAACCATTTCTTAAAACACGATTAATCTCTCCGATTGGAAAGTTGAGAGCAGGTTTAGATTTATTTAAATCTCCAATCCAAATGGAAGATGATATTTCAGTAGGAGAATTCTTTAGACGACGTTTAGGTAATGAAATTCTTGAAAATTTAATCGAACCACTTATGGGTGGAATTTACGGTACGGACATAGATCATTTAAGTCTAATGAGTACGTTCCCTAATTTTAAAGAAAAAGAAGAAGAATTTGGCAGTTTAATTAAAGGGATGCAACATGAAAAGGAAGAGCGTATTAAACAACGTCAATTATATCCAGGTGCGCCTAAAGGCCAATTTAAGCAATTTAGACATGGATTAAGCTCTTTTATTGAAGCATTAGAACAAGATGTCACTTCTAAAGGCGTAACAATTCGTTACAATACGCCAGTCGAAGATATAAAGATTAATGAAGATAATTATGAAATGATTACCAATAGTGGAAGCGAACAATTTGATGGTCTTTTAGTGACCACACCTCATCACACTTTTATGAAATGGTTTAATCACGATCACGCATTTAATTACTTTAATTCAATGGATTCAACTACGGTAGCGACTGTTGTATTCGCATTTGATGAAAAGAATATCGAGAATACGTATGATGGCACAGGATTTGTAATTGCACGAACAAGTAATACAGATATTACTGCTTGTACATGGACGACAAAAAAATGGCCATTTACAACGCCAGAAGGTAAAGTATTGATACGTGCATATGTAGGTAAACCGGGTGATACCGTAGTAGATGATCATACAGATGAAGAAATAGCGATGATTGCGCGTCGTGATTTAAATAAAATGATGACATTTAAAGGCGACCCAGATTTTACTATTGTTAATCGTTTGCCGAAAAGTATGCCACAATATCACATCGGTCATATTAAACAAATTCGTGAAATTCAAAATCATGTGAGACAAACTTATAAAGGTCTACGCATTACTGGAGCACCTTTTGAAGCAGTAGGACTACCTGATTGTATCCAACAAGGTAAAAATGCTGTGGAAGAGCTTATAGATGAATTATAA
- a CDS encoding ABC transporter ATP-binding protein: MTVKVEHLTGGYGKHPVIEDINFELKEGEIVGLIGLNGAGKSTTIKHMLGLLTPMEGTLSISDTNITNDIEVYRRKLSYIPESPVIYEELTLEEHIAMTAMAYQISEEEAMKRARPLLKTFRLENELKVFPSHFSKGMKQKVMIICAFIVNPELYIIDEPFLGLDPLGIQSMLDLMVEKKNEGRTVLMSTHILATAERYCDRFIILDKGKVVGFGDLDQLREQTGLHYHTLDDIYIHVTQGGQPT, encoded by the coding sequence ATGACAGTAAAAGTTGAACATCTAACAGGAGGTTACGGCAAACATCCTGTCATTGAAGATATTAATTTTGAATTAAAAGAGGGAGAAATCGTAGGCTTAATTGGGCTTAACGGTGCAGGTAAAAGTACAACAATCAAGCACATGTTAGGGTTATTAACGCCTATGGAAGGTACACTCTCTATTTCCGATACAAATATAACAAATGATATTGAAGTTTATCGCAGAAAATTATCATATATCCCAGAATCACCAGTGATTTATGAAGAACTGACATTAGAAGAACATATCGCTATGACAGCGATGGCATATCAAATCAGTGAGGAAGAGGCAATGAAACGTGCTCGTCCGTTACTTAAAACATTTAGATTAGAAAATGAACTTAAAGTATTCCCGAGTCACTTTTCAAAAGGGATGAAACAAAAAGTAATGATTATTTGTGCCTTTATTGTTAATCCAGAATTATATATCATTGATGAACCCTTCCTAGGGCTCGATCCTTTAGGTATACAATCTATGCTTGATTTAATGGTTGAGAAGAAGAATGAAGGACGTACAGTCTTAATGAGTACACATATTCTTGCAACGGCAGAACGTTATTGTGATCGCTTCATTATTCTAGATAAAGGTAAAGTTGTAGGCTTTGGCGATTTAGATCAACTACGAGAGCAAACAGGCTTACATTACCATACACTTGATGACATTTATATTCATGTCACACAAGGTGGGCAACCTACATGA
- a CDS encoding ImmA/IrrE family metallo-endopeptidase, which translates to MGLYEKMLIEHDYIEVRETDVMPNDLHGLWLGDLILIKRNLSETRKAEVLYEELAHHKLTYGNILDQSKDINRKFENYARRHGYEAALPLRIIVEAHNYGVSSLYELADYVQLSEKYIVEILEHYKNKYGIGTHYGNYSITFEPLRVFKYSKI; encoded by the coding sequence ATGGGGTTATATGAAAAAATGTTAATAGAGCATGACTATATAGAAGTCAGAGAAACAGATGTTATGCCTAATGACTTACACGGTTTATGGTTAGGCGATTTAATTCTAATTAAACGCAACCTATCCGAAACACGCAAAGCCGAAGTTCTCTACGAAGAACTCGCACATCACAAACTTACATATGGGAATATTTTAGATCAATCTAAAGACATAAATCGCAAATTTGAAAACTACGCTAGGCGTCACGGGTACGAGGCAGCACTCCCCTTACGCATTATCGTGGAGGCACATAACTATGGTGTAAGTAGCTTATATGAATTGGCTGATTATGTTCAATTAAGTGAAAAGTACATAGTAGAGATACTGGAACATTATAAAAATAAATATGGTATTGGAACTCACTACGGCAATTATTCTATTACCTTTGAGCCATTGAGAGTTTTTAAATATAGCAAAATATAA
- the hemH gene encoding ferrochelatase, with translation MTKTVGLLVMAYGTPYKESDIEPYYTDIRHGKRPTEEELQDLKNRYEFIGGLSPLAGTTDRQAEALRDALNETYEDVEFKLYLGLKHISPYIEEAVEKMNKDGIEEAVTVVLAPHYSSFSVGSYNTRAKEEADKYGIKLYHVEHYYQQPKFIEYWTNKINETLEQIPSEEHDETVLVVSAHSLPKGLIERNNDPYPNELQDTMKRLASSSNILHVAQGWQSEGNTGTPWLGPDVQDLTRTLYNEHHYKNFIYTPVGFVCEHLEVLYDNDYECKVVCDEIGANYYRPAMPDTHPLFIGAIVDEIKTVF, from the coding sequence ATGACTAAGACAGTAGGTTTATTAGTTATGGCGTATGGTACACCATATAAAGAAAGTGATATTGAACCATATTACACAGATATTAGACACGGTAAAAGACCCACTGAAGAAGAACTTCAAGATTTGAAAAATCGTTATGAATTTATAGGAGGACTGTCTCCATTAGCTGGTACGACTGACCGTCAGGCGGAAGCATTAAGAGATGCTTTAAACGAAACATATGAAGATGTTGAATTTAAATTGTATTTAGGATTAAAGCACATTTCTCCATATATTGAAGAAGCCGTAGAAAAAATGAACAAAGATGGTATTGAAGAAGCGGTAACTGTAGTTTTAGCGCCTCATTATTCAAGCTTCTCAGTTGGTTCTTATAATACACGTGCGAAAGAAGAAGCGGATAAATATGGTATTAAACTTTATCATGTTGAACATTACTATCAACAGCCTAAATTCATTGAATATTGGACTAATAAAATAAATGAAACATTAGAACAAATTCCTAGTGAAGAACATGATGAAACTGTGTTAGTCGTATCTGCGCATAGTTTACCTAAGGGTCTTATTGAAAGAAACAATGATCCTTACCCTAATGAATTACAAGATACAATGAAACGCTTAGCATCTTCATCTAATATTTTACATGTGGCACAAGGTTGGCAATCTGAAGGGAATACAGGTACGCCGTGGTTAGGGCCTGATGTTCAAGATTTAACACGTACACTATACAACGAACATCATTATAAAAACTTCATCTATACACCAGTTGGTTTTGTATGTGAACATTTAGAAGTTTTATATGATAACGACTATGAATGTAAAGTGGTGTGTGATGAAATAGGGGCAAATTATTACCGTCCAGCGATGCCGGACACGCACCCATTATTTATTGGTGCAATTGTTGATGAAATAAAAACAGTTTTTTAA
- a CDS encoding site-specific integrase, with product MASFTVTKRKNKNSTSWQYDVKHPSFKSGKKRKSGFKTKAEATNAAQQLIRDLEDGNALENNKTFSSYYEEWLIMKKKSELSSRQYYWYKRSLDLFEEFFGENMLVKNIKRSEYQKFLNNYGKGRTDETVRKVNNCLKQALKDAVYDGYLKKDVTYNVIAKGTVEAKNERFKFMSITHYLAMLDYFKSRNDQSYIFLYLMAITGARYSDLIGMTYNDLNKSNGIVHLPGTKTKNSKRNVEVNPKDILMINSKLSKLPRRIDGKLFSLSHNAVAKSFNHTKKIIGLEDDNVTPYSLRHTHTSYLLSKGISIEYISKRLGHATISQTLDTYTHLLEEHKKEQGQKVRELFS from the coding sequence ATGGCATCTTTTACAGTAACAAAACGAAAAAACAAAAACTCGACAAGTTGGCAATATGACGTGAAACATCCTAGTTTTAAATCAGGTAAAAAGCGTAAATCTGGTTTCAAAACGAAAGCAGAGGCAACAAATGCAGCACAACAATTGATTAGAGATTTGGAAGATGGTAACGCCTTAGAAAATAATAAAACATTTTCTTCGTATTATGAAGAATGGCTAATAATGAAAAAGAAAAGTGAATTATCGTCACGTCAATATTATTGGTATAAGCGATCATTAGATTTATTTGAAGAATTTTTCGGGGAAAATATGTTAGTAAAAAATATCAAACGCTCTGAATATCAAAAGTTTCTAAATAATTACGGTAAAGGTCGAACAGATGAAACGGTTAGGAAAGTGAATAACTGTTTAAAACAAGCACTTAAAGATGCAGTGTATGATGGCTATTTAAAAAAAGATGTAACTTATAATGTGATTGCAAAAGGAACTGTGGAAGCTAAGAATGAAAGATTTAAATTTATGTCTATCACCCATTATCTGGCTATGCTAGATTATTTCAAAAGTAGAAACGATCAAAGTTATATCTTTTTATACTTGATGGCTATTACTGGTGCGCGATACAGTGATTTAATTGGCATGACATATAACGATTTAAATAAATCAAATGGTATTGTTCATTTGCCTGGAACTAAAACGAAAAATTCAAAAAGAAACGTAGAAGTTAATCCTAAAGATATTTTGATGATTAACTCAAAACTATCTAAATTGCCGCGTAGAATTGATGGAAAGTTATTTAGCTTAAGTCATAACGCAGTGGCTAAATCTTTTAACCACACTAAAAAAATTATTGGTTTAGAAGATGATAATGTAACACCCTATTCTCTTAGACATACACATACATCTTATTTATTATCAAAAGGAATTTCTATTGAATATATAAGCAAGAGATTAGGGCATGCAACTATTTCGCAAACACTCGATACTTATACTCATTTACTTGAAGAACATAAAAAAGAGCAAGGTCAAAAGGTCAGAGAATTATTTTCATGA
- a CDS encoding ABC transporter permease → MNKTAITLFQQRHKAIRKEKSYYNKFIFNGHFSVFLLILLGAFILGYGQWLKHIPSHIDYALFASLILAITSIFPIRTFLKDADRLFLLPFEKHMKAYMSLSLRYSYFNRIIIQIVLLIVLFPLFYKLNHGLNLGYILFIVLVLIHPFLGLLLRWKWYQSHLSSWSLNIILFILNGLAYYLVLGYQMYWGIIFTIILLLAIFLLPKMKHSYLFPWERMVLIEERHHTNYYKFVNMFTDVKHLKETAVRRQYLDFLLPTPKGQRFSSKNMYLYLFTRSFVRGRDAFTIILRLVVIALILMIWLSFPIVTVIIGSLFMYIILLQMSQFYTQQAYGLWPQVWPVSDAEVIKGYEKFLYRLMIIIGVIFSITFIIIYPQYFIFAIVFFIVGWLTIRSTIKKLQYQESLLKD, encoded by the coding sequence ATGAATAAAACAGCAATAACATTATTTCAACAACGTCATAAAGCGATTCGCAAAGAAAAAAGCTATTACAATAAATTTATTTTTAATGGGCACTTTTCAGTGTTCTTACTTATCTTACTGGGTGCTTTCATCCTAGGCTATGGTCAATGGTTAAAACATATTCCATCGCACATCGATTATGCTCTATTTGCGAGTCTCATTTTAGCCATCACATCTATTTTTCCAATAAGAACATTTTTAAAAGATGCTGATCGTTTGTTTCTCTTACCATTTGAAAAGCACATGAAAGCGTATATGAGTTTGAGTTTACGATATAGCTATTTCAACCGCATCATCATTCAAATCGTTTTATTAATTGTGCTGTTTCCATTATTTTATAAACTCAATCATGGGTTAAACTTAGGCTATATACTTTTTATAGTTTTAGTACTTATCCATCCGTTTCTTGGCTTGTTGCTTAGATGGAAATGGTACCAATCACATTTATCAAGTTGGTCATTGAATATCATCTTATTTATTCTTAACGGGTTAGCATATTATCTTGTACTAGGCTATCAAATGTACTGGGGAATTATTTTTACCATTATATTGCTATTAGCGATTTTCTTACTTCCGAAAATGAAGCACAGCTACCTATTCCCGTGGGAACGTATGGTATTAATTGAAGAACGTCATCATACAAATTACTATAAATTCGTTAATATGTTTACTGACGTTAAGCATTTAAAAGAAACAGCAGTAAGAAGACAATATTTAGACTTCTTGTTACCAACGCCTAAAGGACAACGTTTTAGTTCAAAAAATATGTATTTATATTTATTTACGCGTAGTTTTGTGAGGGGAAGAGATGCATTTACAATCATCTTAAGATTAGTTGTGATTGCGCTTATCTTAATGATTTGGTTATCATTCCCAATTGTAACGGTAATTATTGGTAGCTTATTTATGTATATTATCTTGTTGCAAATGTCACAATTCTATACACAACAAGCATATGGTCTATGGCCTCAAGTTTGGCCGGTATCAGATGCAGAAGTAATTAAAGGATATGAGAAATTCTTATATCGTTTGATGATAATTATTGGAGTTATTTTCTCTATTACATTTATCATTATTTATCCGCAATACTTTATCTTTGCGATTGTTTTCTTTATAGTAGGCTGGCTTACAATTCGAAGTACAATCAAAAAATTACAATATCAGGAATCGCTATTAAAAGATTAA
- a CDS encoding DUF3102 domain-containing protein yields the protein MNELQLSNDLTTIETEIKSYQNIAGQSIFEIGRRLKHVKENDLAHGEFGKWLEKVNLNQRVAQQMIKIYDTPELKTRMSSNLGMQALYEIATLPEPERTKEHTTSSGETKTPDEMTVRELRELKKQLKQRDEQNAQLQSQVKQAQRSEEIAKKQLENAENREPEVIEKYIEPEDYQQTKDALNQSRHQQKLIEQRNEKLEKDIKEMEQRRDEISEKSQKYDELNKAINDMNAKLNDGQQRLKAQKEIYDLVKGSEKVIREVAPLCYLAFSKDIIDNDYARKPIEKIIEDLSDMANRLKKQLKQGDVIDV from the coding sequence TTGAATGAACTACAACTTAGTAACGACCTAACAACGATTGAAACTGAAATTAAGAGTTATCAAAATATCGCTGGTCAATCTATTTTTGAGATTGGTCGAAGATTGAAACACGTTAAAGAGAATGACTTAGCACATGGAGAGTTTGGTAAGTGGTTAGAAAAAGTAAATTTAAACCAACGTGTAGCACAACAGATGATTAAGATTTACGATACTCCAGAATTGAAAACGAGGATGTCCTCGAATTTAGGAATGCAAGCATTATACGAAATCGCAACTCTTCCCGAACCAGAACGCACCAAAGAGCACACAACATCAAGTGGAGAAACAAAAACACCTGATGAGATGACAGTTCGAGAATTACGTGAATTGAAGAAACAACTCAAGCAACGTGACGAACAAAACGCCCAACTCCAATCACAAGTCAAACAAGCGCAACGTTCAGAAGAAATTGCCAAGAAACAACTAGAAAACGCAGAAAACAGAGAGCCAGAGGTAATCGAGAAATATATTGAACCAGAAGATTACCAACAAACGAAAGATGCACTCAATCAATCAAGACACCAACAAAAATTGATTGAACAACGTAACGAAAAATTAGAAAAAGACATTAAAGAAATGGAGCAACGTAGAGATGAAATAAGTGAGAAATCGCAGAAATATGATGAATTAAATAAAGCTATTAACGATATGAATGCGAAATTGAATGATGGGCAACAAAGGTTAAAAGCACAAAAAGAAATTTATGATTTGGTCAAAGGTAGTGAGAAAGTCATTCGAGAAGTAGCGCCACTTTGTTATCTGGCTTTTTCAAAAGATATTATCGACAACGATTATGCAAGAAAACCTATTGAAAAAATTATTGAAGATTTAAGCGACATGGCAAACAGATTAAAAAAACAACTTAAACAAGGAGATGTTATAGATGTCTAA
- the hemE gene encoding uroporphyrinogen decarboxylase: protein MVHNKNNTILQTIKGEQTSHTPVWFMRQAGRSQPEYRKLKEKYSLFEITHQPELCAYVTHLPVDNYNTDAAVLYKDIMTPLKPIGVDVEIKSGIGPVIHNPIKSVKDVEKLTQIDPKRDVPYVLETIKILTQEKLNVPLIGFTGAPFTLASYMIEGGPSKNYNFTKAMMYGNEETWFALMNHLVEISIDYVAAQVEAGAELIQIFDSWVGALNVQDYRYYIKPSMEQLISGIKSRYDVPVILFGVGASHLINEWNDLPIDVLGLDWRTSISQANQLGVNKTLQGNLDPSLLLAPWEVLEKRIKSILDEGLERGKHIFNLGHGVFPEVQPDTLKRVTQFVHDYTQK from the coding sequence ATGGTGCATAATAAAAATAATACGATTTTACAAACAATTAAAGGTGAACAGACATCCCATACACCTGTATGGTTTATGCGCCAAGCTGGAAGATCGCAACCAGAATATCGCAAACTGAAAGAAAAATACTCATTATTTGAGATTACACATCAACCGGAATTATGTGCGTATGTTACACATTTGCCAGTAGATAACTATAACACTGATGCAGCAGTGCTATATAAAGATATAATGACGCCTCTTAAACCTATAGGGGTAGACGTTGAAATTAAATCGGGCATTGGTCCAGTGATTCATAATCCAATTAAATCAGTAAAAGATGTAGAAAAACTTACACAGATAGATCCAAAACGTGACGTTCCTTATGTATTGGAAACAATTAAAATCCTTACTCAAGAAAAATTAAATGTACCATTAATCGGTTTTACTGGTGCACCATTTACATTGGCTTCCTACATGATAGAAGGTGGACCTTCTAAAAATTATAATTTTACGAAAGCCATGATGTATGGGAATGAAGAAACGTGGTTTGCGTTAATGAATCATCTTGTAGAAATTTCTATTGATTACGTGGCAGCTCAAGTTGAAGCAGGCGCTGAATTAATTCAAATCTTTGATTCATGGGTAGGCGCGCTTAACGTTCAAGATTATCGCTATTATATTAAACCTTCTATGGAACAATTGATTAGTGGTATTAAATCACGTTATGATGTACCGGTTATTCTATTCGGTGTTGGAGCAAGTCACTTAATAAATGAATGGAATGATTTACCAATTGATGTATTAGGTTTAGATTGGCGTACATCAATCTCACAAGCGAATCAATTAGGTGTTAACAAAACACTTCAAGGTAATTTAGATCCATCTTTATTACTTGCCCCTTGGGAAGTTCTTGAAAAAAGAATTAAGAGTATTCTTGATGAAGGATTAGAAAGAGGTAAACATATCTTTAACTTGGGACATGGTGTATTTCCGGAAGTTCAACCAGATACACTTAAACGTGTGACACAATTTGTACATGACTACACACAGAAATAA
- a CDS encoding helix-turn-helix transcriptional regulator, translating to MRNNDEIITIIKSAMKEQDMSLSELARRVGVAKSAVSRYLNLTREFPLNRSEDFAKALSISTEYLLGFDKSEQQHEQPLHRAAHLEGELTDDEWQRVLDYADFIRSKRK from the coding sequence ATGAGAAATAATGATGAAATAATCACAATAATTAAATCAGCTATGAAAGAACAAGATATGTCACTTAGTGAATTGGCTCGTCGTGTTGGAGTTGCTAAATCTGCTGTATCACGTTATTTAAATTTAACTAGAGAATTTCCATTAAATCGTTCAGAAGATTTTGCAAAAGCACTTAGTATCAGTACAGAATATTTACTTGGTTTTGATAAAAGTGAACAACAACATGAACAACCACTACATCGTGCAGCTCATCTTGAGGGTGAATTAACTGATGACGAATGGCAACGAGTTTTAGATTATGCTGATTTTATAAGAAGTAAACGTAAATAA
- a CDS encoding helix-turn-helix transcriptional regulator — protein MVLNLKRLRAERIACGITQDEMAHKMGWKTRTPYAKRENGIVDIGANEFIKMAKILGYETNNLDIFFTQDVPEKERQTN, from the coding sequence ATGGTACTCAACTTAAAAAGATTGAGAGCAGAAAGAATAGCTTGTGGAATAACGCAAGATGAGATGGCGCACAAAATGGGGTGGAAAACAAGAACTCCATACGCTAAAAGGGAAAATGGCATTGTAGATATTGGAGCAAATGAGTTTATTAAAATGGCCAAAATATTAGGTTATGAAACAAACAATTTGGATATTTTTTTTACTCAAGATGTTCCCGAAAAAGAACGACAAACAAATTAA
- a CDS encoding DUF5067 domain-containing protein — MKKVLFILLASLFVLGACSNNSSTQSKSVDENKPQFTNDTLVLDQAVLKIKDTFIVNDKESGNKEIAFKYEVKNKTDDDAITPGNVWSAGVEVKQDDDNTVSTLDTGMTIVKGGKYKDWTDHNDDTIKKGKTVKGLSTYQLKNNNEVILTFTKGVGGEKLGTKKIDITKLKTVDYSATDDLNNQASNSDENTNDNTNNDSAIKSDDAVANKTENSNSAMPKKTQVASNQKQSNQQNTTQQNTSMTQADIDEWNKTKPTTHDESQMEQVAQEHSGGHPSAFGKSDVPVGVEKQDNNGQTYIDATEQ, encoded by the coding sequence ATGAAAAAGGTTTTATTTATTTTATTGGCTAGTTTATTTGTATTAGGTGCATGCAGCAATAATAGTTCAACGCAATCTAAATCTGTTGACGAGAATAAACCACAATTTACCAATGATACATTGGTTTTAGATCAAGCTGTGCTAAAAATTAAAGATACTTTTATCGTTAATGACAAAGAAAGTGGTAACAAAGAAATAGCGTTTAAATATGAGGTTAAAAACAAAACAGATGACGATGCGATAACTCCTGGTAACGTTTGGAGTGCAGGCGTTGAAGTTAAACAAGATGATGATAACACTGTTAGCACCTTAGATACCGGAATGACTATCGTTAAAGGAGGCAAATATAAAGACTGGACAGACCATAACGACGACACAATCAAAAAAGGCAAAACAGTCAAAGGTTTATCTACTTATCAATTAAAAAATAATAATGAAGTTATTCTGACGTTTACAAAAGGCGTTGGTGGCGAAAAGTTAGGCACCAAAAAGATAGATATAACTAAATTAAAAACTGTTGATTATTCTGCAACTGACGACCTTAATAATCAAGCGAGCAATTCTGACGAAAACACAAATGATAACACAAATAATGATAGCGCTATTAAATCTGATGATGCAGTTGCAAATAAAACAGAAAATAGTAATAGCGCAATGCCTAAAAAGACACAAGTTGCATCTAATCAAAAACAATCTAATCAGCAGAATACAACTCAACAAAATACTAGCATGACACAAGCAGATATCGATGAGTGGAATAAAACAAAGCCAACTACTCATGATGAAAGTCAAATGGAACAAGTGGCACAAGAACACTCAGGTGGCCACCCGTCTGCATTTGGCAAAAGCGATGTTCCAGTAGGTGTTGAAAAGCAAGATAATAACGGACAAACATATATTGATGCAACTGAACAATAA
- a CDS encoding antibiotic biosynthesis monooxygenase, whose product MKIYTTYGTYGYLNQIRLNNPERNLFLFSTDDSSVIIEEAEDKSILKHPTVYDTVVEINELSNEHFYSALFIPTSDDHSYQLEKKLENLDLKLENFAGFKSYRFLKPEEGTTYKVYFGFANRQTYQDFKDSETFKDYFSKEALRRYFGSSAQHSSYFERYLYPIKD is encoded by the coding sequence ATGAAAATATATACAACTTATGGGACTTACGGTTACTTAAATCAAATTCGATTAAATAATCCAGAAAGAAATTTATTTTTGTTTTCTACGGATGACTCTTCTGTCATTATTGAAGAAGCAGAAGATAAATCGATATTAAAGCACCCAACTGTTTATGATACAGTCGTTGAAATTAATGAATTAAGTAATGAGCATTTTTATTCAGCATTATTCATTCCAACATCAGATGACCATTCATATCAATTAGAAAAAAAACTTGAAAATTTAGATTTAAAATTAGAGAATTTCGCTGGTTTTAAAAGTTACCGCTTCTTAAAACCTGAGGAAGGCACAACTTATAAAGTGTACTTTGGCTTTGCTAATCGTCAAACATATCAAGACTTTAAAGATTCTGAAACGTTTAAAGATTACTTTTCAAAAGAAGCGTTAAGACGCTACTTTGGTTCAAGTGCACAACATTCTAGTTACTTTGAAAGATATTTATATCCAATTAAAGATTAG